The following coding sequences lie in one Vicinamibacterales bacterium genomic window:
- a CDS encoding ImmA/IrrE family metallo-endopeptidase translates to MSDATSALIAELVRSTDASDPTAAMRIKARHAIELFRSTLGEPSLPINVEALASLLGISRTNERPVFSDDAELVSMQDGRVAIRVNPDRPETRRRFSLAHEISHTFLPHYRSKTWCRTDARYRRRENPDDLVEMLCDVGAAELIMPVPWFLRDAGLVRTGFQLVQLARTYGVSREAALRRFAEAHSGCVAAVFFSWKLKPAQERTIGRLEPNLFGTDPVEDAKRARRLRIDYSVPSQGFAEAGHYLPPDKSVASEGPLFEAAVMGAPSEGECHLDLGSARGRYRVMVVPLWTDDADLGPQGENGVAAVVEPLDGRRHSEEQARQTGTLLG, encoded by the coding sequence GTGAGTGATGCGACCTCGGCGTTGATCGCGGAACTTGTTAGATCGACGGATGCCTCCGATCCCACTGCGGCGATGCGAATCAAGGCGAGACATGCCATAGAGCTGTTTCGCTCGACGCTCGGGGAGCCTTCGCTGCCGATCAACGTAGAAGCGCTGGCGAGCCTCCTCGGGATTAGCCGTACGAACGAACGTCCTGTCTTCAGCGATGACGCCGAACTCGTGAGCATGCAGGACGGGAGAGTCGCTATCCGTGTCAACCCGGACAGACCCGAAACACGTCGTCGGTTCAGTCTCGCTCACGAGATCAGCCACACCTTTCTTCCCCACTATCGGAGCAAGACATGGTGCCGCACTGATGCACGATATCGGCGCCGTGAGAACCCAGACGATTTGGTCGAGATGCTGTGCGACGTGGGTGCGGCAGAATTGATCATGCCCGTCCCGTGGTTTCTTCGGGACGCAGGCCTGGTTCGGACCGGCTTTCAGTTGGTGCAGCTAGCCCGAACGTACGGCGTGTCGCGAGAAGCGGCCCTCCGCAGGTTTGCCGAGGCGCACTCTGGCTGCGTCGCGGCAGTGTTCTTCTCGTGGAAGCTGAAGCCCGCCCAAGAGAGGACGATCGGTCGGCTCGAGCCGAATCTCTTTGGCACCGATCCTGTTGAGGACGCGAAGCGCGCGAGGAGACTACGAATCGACTATTCCGTCCCAAGCCAAGGCTTCGCCGAGGCGGGTCACTATCTTCCGCCTGACAAGTCTGTGGCAAGCGAGGGGCCGCTCTTTGAAGCTGCGGTGATGGGGGCGCCGTCTGAGGGCGAGTGTCACTTGGACCTGGGTTCGGCGCGAGGCCGTTATCGAGTAATGGTCGTTCCATTGTGGACAGACGACGCCGATCTGGGCCCACAGGGAGAAAACGGCGTGGCAGCGGTCGTCGAACCGCTCGACGGTCGCCGGCATTCCGAGGAACAAGCACGGCAAACCGGCACTCTGTTGGGCTGA
- a CDS encoding helix-turn-helix transcriptional regulator: MSLAERIRRMRESGGLTLDEVARRAKISKTYLWELEKDTAAEIKPSVDVLLRIAAALGATLADLLALPTASVNEGAVEVPSSLREFQGRMKKLGTPLSDRDIRDLAVMKFRGGQPQTADEWHQLYLTLTATTGRRRSP; this comes from the coding sequence ATGTCACTGGCCGAACGCATCCGCAGAATGAGGGAATCCGGAGGCCTGACGCTCGACGAAGTGGCGAGGCGGGCCAAGATCTCCAAGACGTATCTGTGGGAACTGGAGAAGGATACGGCTGCGGAGATCAAGCCGTCGGTAGACGTACTACTGCGTATAGCGGCGGCGCTCGGAGCCACTCTCGCGGACTTGTTGGCTTTGCCGACGGCATCCGTGAATGAAGGTGCAGTCGAGGTACCCTCGTCGTTACGCGAGTTCCAAGGGCGAATGAAGAAGTTGGGCACTCCGCTCAGTGATCGTGACATCCGCGATCTGGCGGTGATGAAGTTCAGAGGCGGCCAGCCACAGACAGCCGATGAATGGCACCAACTCTATCTCACGCTCACGGCGACGACCGGCCGGAGGCGATCGCCGTGA